A single Streptomyces sp. Edi2 DNA region contains:
- a CDS encoding MerR family transcriptional regulator codes for MMESATGLTVDELAARAGVTVRTIRFYSTRGLLPPPEIGPRRVGRYGPDHLSRLALIEELQHQGLTLSAIERYLDQLPPDLSAQDLAIHRALVASWIPDKAEDATRDQLERRVGRALTEEDLDRLAAMSVLVRTEDRHVFRVDPGLLHLGARLLDVPIALETVIAARTVVIEHTRSAARELSRLFKDEVWEPNRGGGPDEEELARMKSLSAHMQPMVVQALVTAFQRSMKQELRESFGKEGDQGPGGGRTSPG; via the coding sequence ATGATGGAGTCAGCCACCGGCCTGACGGTCGACGAACTGGCCGCCCGCGCCGGCGTCACCGTCCGCACGATCCGCTTCTACAGCACACGCGGCCTGCTGCCGCCGCCGGAGATCGGGCCGCGCCGGGTCGGCCGCTACGGGCCCGACCACCTCTCACGGCTCGCGCTCATCGAGGAACTTCAGCACCAGGGGCTGACACTCTCCGCCATCGAACGCTATCTGGACCAGCTGCCGCCTGATCTGAGCGCCCAGGATCTCGCCATCCACCGGGCGCTGGTGGCGAGCTGGATTCCGGACAAGGCCGAGGACGCCACCCGGGACCAGCTGGAGCGGCGGGTCGGCCGGGCGCTGACCGAGGAGGACCTGGACCGGCTGGCAGCCATGAGTGTGCTCGTACGGACCGAGGACCGGCACGTTTTCCGGGTCGATCCGGGGCTGCTGCACCTGGGCGCCCGGCTGCTGGACGTCCCGATCGCGCTGGAGACCGTCATCGCGGCGCGCACCGTCGTCATCGAGCACACCCGCTCGGCGGCCCGGGAGCTCAGCCGGCTCTTCAAGGACGAGGTGTGGGAGCCGAACCGGGGCGGCGGGCCGGACGAGGAGGAGCTGGCGCGGATGAAGTCGCTCTCGGCCCATATGCAGCCGATGGTGGTGCAGGCCCTGGTCACCGCCTTCCAGCGGTCGATGAAGCAGGAGCTGCGGGAGTCGTTCGGCAAGGAGGGCGACCAGGGCCCCGGAGGCGGCCGCACCTCACCGGGGTGA
- a CDS encoding 3-hydroxyacyl-CoA dehydrogenase NAD-binding domain-containing protein has product MSESAAVSTIRWEQDETGIVTLVLDDPGQSANTMNNAFKTSLTAVADRLEAEKDSIRGIIFTSAKKTFFAGGDLRDLIAVTPDKAEQAFESGIGIKRDLRRIETLGKPVVAAINGAALGGGYEIALACHHRIALDTPGTKIGLPEVTLGLLPAAGGVTRTVRLLGIADALLKVLLQGTQYNATRAKDAGLIHEVAATPEELLAKARTFIEEHPESQQPWDVKGYRIPGGTPAQPKFAANLPAFPANLKKQLNGAPYPAPRNILAAAVEGSQVDFETAQTIEARYFVELVTGQISKNMIQAFFFDLQAVNSGANRPKDIAPRKVEKVAVLGAGMMGAGIAYSCARAGMQVVLKDITPEAAQKGKAYAEGLLAKALSRGRTTEQQRDELLARITPTAEPADLAGCDAVIEAVFEDVALKHKVFKEIQHIVAPDALLCSNTSTLPITLLAEGVERDQDFIGLHFFSPVDKMPLVEIIKGERTGDEALARAFDLVRQIKKTPIVVNDSRGFFTSRVIGHFINEGVAMIGEGVDPVSVEQAAAQAGYPAKVLSLMDELTLTLPRKIREETKRAVEESGGDWQPHPADAVIDRMVDEFGRPGRSGGAGFYEYGDDGKRAGLWPGLREHFTKKDAAVPFLDMQERMLFSEALDTVRCFEEGVLTSVADANIGSIFGIGFPGWTGGVIQYINGYQGGPGREELVGLPGFVARARELQAAYGDRFAPSALLVEKAEKGEKFSD; this is encoded by the coding sequence ATGAGTGAATCCGCTGCTGTGTCGACCATTCGCTGGGAACAGGACGAGACCGGCATCGTCACCCTGGTCCTGGACGACCCGGGCCAGTCCGCCAACACCATGAACAACGCCTTCAAAACCTCCCTCACCGCGGTCGCCGACCGCCTGGAGGCAGAGAAGGACAGCATCCGCGGCATCATCTTCACCTCCGCCAAGAAGACCTTCTTCGCCGGCGGCGACCTGCGCGACCTGATCGCCGTCACCCCCGACAAGGCCGAGCAGGCCTTCGAGTCGGGCATCGGCATCAAGCGCGACCTGCGCCGCATCGAGACCCTCGGCAAGCCCGTCGTCGCCGCGATCAACGGTGCGGCGCTGGGCGGCGGTTACGAGATCGCCCTGGCCTGCCACCACCGCATCGCCCTCGACACCCCCGGCACCAAGATCGGCCTGCCCGAGGTCACCCTCGGCCTGCTGCCCGCAGCCGGCGGCGTCACCCGTACGGTCCGGCTGCTCGGCATCGCCGACGCGCTGCTGAAGGTGCTGCTTCAGGGCACCCAGTACAACGCCACCCGCGCCAAGGACGCCGGGCTGATCCACGAGGTCGCGGCCACGCCGGAGGAGCTGCTGGCCAAGGCCCGTACCTTCATCGAGGAGCACCCCGAGTCCCAGCAGCCCTGGGACGTCAAGGGCTACCGCATCCCCGGCGGCACCCCCGCCCAGCCGAAGTTCGCGGCCAACCTCCCGGCATTCCCCGCCAACCTCAAGAAGCAGCTCAACGGCGCGCCCTACCCCGCCCCGCGCAACATCCTGGCCGCGGCGGTGGAGGGCTCCCAGGTCGACTTCGAGACCGCGCAGACCATCGAGGCGCGCTACTTCGTCGAGCTGGTGACCGGCCAGATCTCCAAGAACATGATCCAGGCGTTCTTCTTCGACCTGCAGGCCGTCAATTCCGGCGCCAACCGGCCCAAGGACATCGCGCCCCGCAAGGTCGAGAAGGTCGCGGTCCTCGGCGCCGGCATGATGGGCGCGGGCATCGCCTACTCCTGTGCCAGGGCCGGCATGCAGGTCGTCCTCAAGGACATCACCCCGGAGGCGGCGCAGAAGGGCAAGGCGTACGCGGAGGGACTGCTCGCCAAGGCGCTCTCCCGGGGCCGGACGACCGAGCAGCAGCGCGACGAGCTGCTGGCGCGCATCACGCCCACCGCCGAGCCGGCGGACCTCGCGGGCTGTGACGCCGTCATCGAGGCGGTCTTCGAGGACGTCGCCCTCAAGCACAAGGTGTTCAAGGAGATCCAGCACATCGTCGCCCCCGACGCGCTGCTGTGCTCCAACACCTCCACCCTGCCCATCACGCTGCTGGCCGAGGGCGTGGAGCGCGACCAGGACTTCATCGGACTGCACTTCTTCTCGCCGGTCGACAAGATGCCGCTGGTGGAGATCATCAAGGGGGAGCGGACCGGCGACGAGGCACTGGCCCGGGCCTTCGACCTGGTCCGCCAGATCAAGAAGACCCCGATCGTCGTCAACGACTCGCGCGGCTTCTTCACCTCCCGCGTCATCGGCCACTTCATCAACGAAGGCGTGGCGATGATCGGCGAAGGCGTCGACCCGGTCTCCGTCGAGCAGGCCGCGGCCCAGGCCGGCTACCCGGCCAAGGTGCTGTCCCTGATGGACGAGCTGACCCTCACCCTGCCGCGCAAGATCCGCGAGGAGACCAAGCGGGCGGTCGAGGAGTCCGGCGGCGACTGGCAGCCGCACCCGGCCGACGCGGTGATCGACCGGATGGTCGACGAGTTCGGCCGCCCCGGCCGCAGCGGCGGCGCCGGCTTCTACGAGTACGGGGACGACGGCAAGCGCGCCGGCCTGTGGCCCGGCCTGCGCGAGCACTTCACCAAGAAGGACGCGGCCGTTCCGTTCCTCGACATGCAGGAGCGGATGCTCTTCTCCGAGGCCCTGGACACCGTCCGCTGCTTCGAGGAGGGCGTGCTCACCTCCGTCGCCGACGCCAACATCGGCTCCATCTTCGGCATCGGCTTCCCGGGCTGGACCGGCGGCGTGATCCAGTACATCAACGGCTACCAGGGCGGGCCGGGGCGGGAAGAACTCGTCGGCCTGCCCGGCTTCGTGGCTCGCGCCCGCGAGCTGCAGGCGGCATATGGAGACCGGTTCGCGCCGTCCGCGCTGCTGGTCGAAAAGGCCGAGAAGGGCGAGAAGTTCAGCGACTGA
- a CDS encoding amino acid permease, with amino-acid sequence MSTEAVTETAHRSPDGGSGAQQDAGDAGYSKGLKGRHVNMIAIGGAIGTGLFLGAGGRLHSAGPALAIAYAVCGLFAFFVVRALGELVLHRPSSGSFVSYAREFLGEKGAYVAGWMYVVNWSTTGIADITAIALYTHYWSLFTDVPQWVMAMIALAVVLTVNLISVKIFGELEFWFAIIKVAALVAFMFIGIFLLATQHPVDGHTPGMSLLTDHGGIFPTGLLPVVIVLQGVVFAYSAVELVGVTAGETGEPQKVVPKAVNSIMWRVGVFYVGSVILLAMLLPWNKYTGDESPFVTVLSNVGVPAAGDVMNLVVLTAAMSSLNSGLYSTGRILRSMSMAGSAPKFAGLMNRNQVPYGGIMLTSAVCVLGVGLNYVMPGEAFEIVLNIAALGIISTWCTIMVCHMVFVRRSKEGLVERPRFRLPGTPITDIATIAFLLGVIVLMWFDDGVGRKTVMLIPVLAVALVVGWFAVRGRVSRIAEERKLAK; translated from the coding sequence GTGAGCACAGAAGCCGTCACCGAGACAGCCCACAGGTCACCTGACGGGGGAAGCGGCGCGCAGCAGGATGCGGGCGACGCGGGCTACAGCAAGGGCCTCAAGGGCCGGCACGTCAACATGATCGCCATCGGCGGAGCGATCGGCACCGGCCTGTTCCTGGGCGCCGGTGGCCGACTGCACTCCGCCGGACCCGCACTGGCGATTGCCTATGCGGTGTGCGGTCTCTTCGCTTTCTTCGTGGTACGGGCCCTGGGCGAGCTGGTGCTGCACCGCCCGTCGTCGGGTTCGTTCGTCTCCTACGCCCGTGAGTTCCTGGGGGAGAAGGGCGCCTACGTCGCCGGCTGGATGTATGTCGTCAACTGGTCGACGACCGGTATCGCCGACATCACCGCGATCGCGCTCTACACCCACTACTGGAGCTTGTTCACCGATGTCCCGCAGTGGGTCATGGCGATGATCGCGCTGGCGGTCGTCCTGACGGTGAACCTGATCTCGGTGAAGATCTTCGGTGAGCTGGAGTTCTGGTTCGCGATCATCAAGGTCGCGGCGCTGGTCGCCTTCATGTTCATTGGCATCTTCCTGCTGGCCACCCAGCACCCGGTCGACGGGCACACACCGGGCATGAGCCTGCTCACCGACCACGGCGGCATCTTCCCGACCGGCCTGCTGCCGGTGGTGATCGTGCTCCAGGGCGTGGTCTTCGCCTACTCCGCCGTGGAACTGGTCGGTGTGACCGCCGGTGAGACCGGTGAGCCGCAGAAGGTCGTGCCGAAGGCCGTCAACTCCATCATGTGGCGTGTGGGCGTCTTCTACGTCGGCTCGGTGATCCTGCTGGCCATGCTGCTGCCGTGGAACAAGTACACCGGCGACGAGAGCCCGTTTGTCACGGTGCTGTCCAACGTCGGTGTTCCGGCGGCCGGCGATGTGATGAACCTCGTGGTCCTGACCGCGGCGATGTCCAGCCTGAACTCCGGGCTCTACTCGACCGGCCGCATTCTGCGCTCCATGTCGATGGCGGGCTCCGCTCCCAAGTTCGCCGGCCTGATGAACCGCAACCAGGTGCCGTACGGCGGCATCATGCTCACCTCCGCGGTGTGTGTGCTGGGCGTCGGGCTCAACTACGTCATGCCGGGCGAGGCGTTCGAGATCGTGCTGAACATCGCGGCGCTGGGCATCATCAGCACCTGGTGCACGATCATGGTTTGCCACATGGTGTTCGTGCGGCGGTCGAAGGAGGGCCTGGTCGAGCGCCCGCGCTTCCGGCTTCCGGGCACCCCGATCACCGATATCGCCACCATCGCCTTCCTGCTCGGCGTCATCGTCCTGATGTGGTTCGACGACGGTGTCGGCCGGAAGACCGTGATGCTGATCCCGGTCCTCGCCGTCGCGCTGGTCGTCGGCTGGTTCGCGGTCCGCGGCCGGGTGAGCCGGATCGCCGAGGAACGCAAGCTGGCGAAGTAG
- a CDS encoding macro domain-containing protein produces MTENTGISYVKGDATAPHGEGVKVIVHLCNDLGGWGKGFVLALSRRWPEPEVAYRRWHRERARNDFGLGAAQFVQVADQLWVANVVGQRGILSRAPGSVRAGETPQGSKGAPVRYEAIDAGLGRVADRARKLGASVHMPRIGYGLAGGEWSRVEPLISGRLTRRGIGVTVYDR; encoded by the coding sequence ATGACTGAGAACACGGGGATCTCATACGTCAAGGGGGACGCCACAGCGCCGCACGGCGAGGGCGTCAAGGTGATCGTGCATCTCTGCAACGACCTGGGCGGCTGGGGCAAGGGCTTTGTGCTTGCGCTCTCCCGGCGTTGGCCCGAGCCGGAGGTCGCCTACCGCCGGTGGCACCGCGAGCGTGCGCGGAACGACTTCGGGCTGGGCGCGGCTCAGTTCGTCCAGGTCGCGGACCAGCTCTGGGTGGCCAACGTCGTCGGGCAGCGGGGAATCCTCTCCCGAGCTCCCGGCTCCGTCCGAGCCGGGGAGACTCCGCAGGGCAGCAAAGGTGCCCCCGTGCGGTACGAGGCCATCGACGCCGGACTCGGCCGGGTCGCGGACCGGGCCAGGAAACTCGGCGCCTCGGTCCATATGCCACGGATCGGCTACGGCCTGGCGGGAGGAGAGTGGTCCCGGGTGGAGCCGCTGATATCCGGGCGGCTCACTCGGCGCGGCATAGGGGTGACGGTCTACGACCGCTGA
- a CDS encoding acetyl-CoA C-acetyltransferase: protein MSTEAYVYDAIRTPRGRGKANGALHGTKPIDLVVGLIHEVRRRFPGLDPAAVDDIVLGVVGPVGDQGSDIARIAAIAAGLPDTVAGVQENRFCASGLEAVNMAAAKVRSGWEDLVLAGGVESMSRVPMASDGGAWFADPMTNFDTNFVPQGIGADLIATLEGYSRRDVDEFAALSQERAAEAWKDGRFDRSVVPVRDRNGLVVLDHDEHMRPGTTADSLAGLKPSFATIGDAGGFDAVALQKYHWVEKIDHVHHAGNSSGIVDGAALVAIGSKEVGERYGLTPRARILSAAVSGSEPTIMLTGPAPASRKALAKAGLTIDDIDLVEINEAFAAVVLRFVKDMGLSLDKVNVNGGAIALGHPLGATGAMILGTLIDELERQDKRYGLATLCVGGGMGIATVIERL from the coding sequence TTGAGTACCGAAGCGTACGTATACGACGCGATCCGCACCCCGCGCGGCCGCGGCAAGGCCAATGGCGCGCTGCACGGCACTAAGCCGATCGACCTGGTCGTCGGTCTGATCCACGAAGTGCGCCGGCGCTTCCCCGGACTGGACCCGGCCGCCGTCGACGACATCGTGCTCGGCGTCGTCGGACCGGTCGGTGACCAGGGCTCCGACATCGCCCGGATCGCGGCGATCGCCGCCGGGCTGCCCGACACCGTGGCCGGCGTCCAGGAGAACCGCTTCTGTGCCTCGGGTCTGGAGGCCGTCAACATGGCCGCCGCCAAGGTGCGTTCCGGCTGGGAGGACCTGGTCCTGGCGGGCGGCGTCGAATCCATGTCGCGGGTCCCGATGGCCTCGGACGGCGGTGCCTGGTTCGCCGACCCGATGACCAACTTCGACACCAATTTCGTCCCGCAGGGCATCGGTGCCGACCTGATCGCCACCCTTGAGGGCTACTCGCGGCGCGATGTCGACGAATTCGCCGCGCTCTCCCAGGAGCGCGCCGCCGAGGCCTGGAAGGACGGCCGCTTCGACCGCTCCGTCGTCCCGGTACGCGACCGCAACGGCCTGGTCGTCCTCGACCACGACGAGCACATGCGCCCCGGCACCACCGCCGACTCCCTGGCCGGCCTCAAGCCGTCCTTCGCCACCATCGGTGACGCCGGCGGCTTCGACGCGGTCGCCCTGCAGAAGTACCACTGGGTCGAGAAGATCGACCACGTCCACCACGCCGGCAACTCCTCCGGCATCGTGGACGGCGCGGCGCTCGTCGCCATCGGCTCCAAGGAGGTCGGCGAGCGCTACGGCCTGACCCCCCGGGCCCGTATTCTCTCCGCCGCGGTCTCCGGCTCCGAGCCGACGATCATGCTCACCGGCCCCGCGCCCGCCAGCCGCAAGGCCCTCGCCAAGGCCGGGCTGACCATCGACGACATCGACCTGGTCGAGATCAACGAGGCCTTCGCCGCCGTCGTCCTGCGCTTCGTCAAGGACATGGGCCTGAGCCTGGACAAGGTCAATGTCAACGGCGGCGCCATCGCCCTGGGACACCCCCTCGGCGCCACCGGCGCGATGATCCTCGGCACCCTGATCGACGAGCTGGAGCGGCAGGACAAGCGCTACGGCCTGGCCACCCTCTGTGTCGGCGGCGGTATGGGCATCGCCACCGTCATCGAGCGCCTCTGA
- a CDS encoding oxygenase MpaB family protein — protein MNTVENYPKPPPVGGVLWSLAGDVRILLTLPAALTMQVAHPAVGAGVDDHSVFRTDPWGRGERSLTSLQLWVYGGEGAAAEGRRLRQLHKTIQGTDAHGRKYHALTPAYYAWVHATGYPVFRNAQRYLGRPFTEAQERQLYAEWLQVGRVLGIHDRDMPRSVEEFWPYYQKVLDNELEDTVVVRELVARNPSLPVPDRGPWWLRLLLRLTWPWLCPRFARFRRFLTIGLMPPDARCALGLEWTDAQERRLRRFGRVVRAVVPVLPERLRFLPVARRARRAARGQAARGQTARRQAAPDQASLGHAAPG, from the coding sequence ATGAATACGGTAGAAAATTATCCAAAACCCCCTCCGGTCGGAGGTGTGCTCTGGTCGCTGGCCGGCGACGTCCGCATTCTGCTGACCCTGCCGGCCGCGCTGACGATGCAGGTCGCGCACCCGGCGGTGGGTGCCGGAGTGGATGACCACTCCGTGTTCCGTACGGACCCGTGGGGGCGCGGGGAGCGGTCGCTGACCTCGTTGCAGCTGTGGGTGTACGGAGGCGAGGGTGCGGCCGCGGAGGGGCGCCGGCTGCGGCAGCTGCACAAGACCATTCAGGGGACCGACGCGCACGGCCGCAAGTATCACGCGCTCACCCCCGCGTACTACGCCTGGGTGCACGCCACCGGCTATCCCGTCTTCCGGAACGCGCAGCGCTATCTCGGGCGTCCCTTCACCGAGGCGCAGGAGCGGCAGCTGTATGCGGAATGGCTCCAGGTGGGGCGGGTCCTGGGGATCCACGACCGCGATATGCCGCGGTCCGTCGAGGAGTTCTGGCCTTACTACCAGAAGGTTCTTGACAACGAGCTCGAAGACACCGTTGTGGTGCGGGAGTTGGTGGCGAGGAATCCGTCGTTGCCGGTCCCGGACCGTGGTCCGTGGTGGCTGCGGCTGCTCCTCCGGCTGACGTGGCCGTGGCTGTGCCCGCGGTTCGCCCGCTTCCGGCGCTTCCTCACGATCGGCCTGATGCCGCCGGACGCCCGGTGTGCCCTCGGGCTGGAATGGACGGACGCACAGGAGCGCAGGCTGCGCCGCTTCGGGCGGGTCGTCCGCGCCGTGGTCCCGGTGCTTCCGGAGCGCCTGCGCTTCCTGCCGGTCGCTCGCCGGGCCCGGCGAGCGGCACGCGGGCAGGCGGCACGCGGACAGACGGCGCGCAGGCAGGCGGCGCCCGACCAGGCGTCGCTCGGGCACGCCGCGCCCGGGTAG
- a CDS encoding CaiB/BaiF CoA-transferase family protein, whose protein sequence is MTESGNGPLSGVRVVELAGIGPGPFAAMLLADLGADVVRVDRPGGPGLGVDPACDVTNRNKRSVLVDLKSPEGVAQVLELAGRADVLIEGYRPGVAERLGVGPEECLARNPRLVYGRMTGWGQQGPLAGTAGHDIGYIAITGALGMIGPPDGPPAIPANLLGDYAGGSLYLVIGVLAALQHARAEDGTGQVVDAAIVDGTAHLTAMIHGMLAAGGWQDRRGANLLDGGAPFYGTYETADGGYMAVGALETRFYGAFIRLLGIEQEAPSRDDLTAWGELRTTIAARFKTRTREEWTAVFAESDACVAPVLSLGEAPRHPHLAARGTFVEHGGLTQPAPAPRFSRTPGAVRRPPAQPGADSAEIARDWQVPGLLAPRVGGEPPAGPVRAGQKDTAG, encoded by the coding sequence ATGACGGAGTCAGGGAACGGCCCGCTCAGCGGGGTGCGGGTGGTCGAACTCGCGGGCATCGGCCCCGGTCCGTTCGCCGCCATGCTCCTGGCCGACCTCGGCGCGGATGTCGTCCGCGTCGACCGGCCCGGAGGCCCGGGGCTGGGCGTCGATCCGGCCTGCGACGTCACCAACCGCAACAAACGCTCCGTGCTGGTGGACCTCAAGAGCCCCGAGGGGGTGGCGCAGGTCCTCGAACTCGCCGGGCGCGCCGATGTGCTGATCGAGGGGTACCGCCCGGGCGTGGCCGAGCGGCTGGGAGTGGGCCCCGAGGAGTGTCTGGCGCGCAACCCCCGGCTGGTCTACGGCCGGATGACGGGCTGGGGACAGCAGGGCCCGCTCGCCGGCACCGCCGGGCACGACATCGGCTATATCGCCATCACGGGCGCCCTGGGCATGATCGGCCCGCCCGACGGCCCGCCCGCGATCCCCGCCAATCTCCTCGGTGACTACGCCGGCGGCTCCCTCTACCTCGTCATCGGTGTCCTCGCCGCCCTCCAGCACGCCCGCGCCGAGGACGGGACGGGTCAGGTCGTCGACGCCGCCATCGTCGACGGCACGGCTCATCTGACGGCGATGATCCACGGCATGCTGGCGGCCGGCGGCTGGCAGGACCGGCGCGGCGCCAATCTGCTCGACGGCGGGGCACCCTTCTACGGCACCTACGAGACCGCCGACGGCGGCTATATGGCGGTGGGCGCGCTGGAGACGCGGTTCTACGGCGCATTCATCCGGCTGCTGGGCATCGAGCAGGAGGCACCCAGTCGCGACGACCTCACCGCCTGGGGCGAGCTGCGCACCACCATCGCCGCCCGCTTCAAGACCCGTACCCGCGAGGAGTGGACGGCGGTCTTCGCTGAGTCCGACGCCTGTGTGGCGCCGGTGCTCTCCCTGGGAGAGGCCCCGCGGCACCCGCATCTCGCCGCCCGCGGCACCTTCGTCGAGCACGGCGGCCTCACCCAGCCCGCGCCCGCGCCGCGCTTCTCGCGCACTCCGGGCGCGGTACGCAGACCCCCCGCGCAACCCGGCGCCGACTCGGCCGAGATCGCCCGTGACTGGCAGGTCCCCGGCCTCCTCGCGCCGCGCGTCGGCGGCGAACCGCCCGCCGGCCCGGTCCGCGCCGGGCAGAAGGACACGGCCGGCTGA
- the sph gene encoding sphingomyelin phosphodiesterase → MPHSSLRTSRIAALAATLAAVTVAAAPPASAADAPRLKVLSYNTFLMSKNLYPNWGQDHRTQALAAADFFQGNDVVVLQEAFDNSSSDALKSRAAAQYPYQTPVVGRSRSGWDATGGAYSTVTPEDGGVTLLSKWPVLRKEQYIYKDACGSDYFSNKGFVYAVLDVNGTRVHVVGTHTQSTDSGCKAGEAAADRAKQLKEMDAFLDAKNIPADEEVLVAGDLNIDSHSAEYDALLRNADLAPADSRTGHPYSFDTQENSIAKYRYPNDPREDLDYVLHRKGHARPAGWRNTVVQEESAPWTVSSWGKKYTYTNLSDHYPLIGS, encoded by the coding sequence GTGCCGCACTCATCGCTGCGCACGTCCCGGATCGCCGCCCTCGCCGCAACCCTTGCCGCGGTCACAGTGGCCGCCGCACCGCCCGCGTCGGCCGCCGACGCCCCGCGTCTCAAGGTGCTCAGCTACAACACCTTCCTGATGAGCAAGAATCTCTACCCCAACTGGGGCCAGGACCACCGCACCCAGGCACTCGCGGCCGCGGACTTCTTCCAGGGCAATGATGTCGTCGTCCTCCAGGAAGCCTTCGACAACTCCTCCTCCGATGCACTGAAATCCCGGGCCGCGGCGCAGTATCCGTACCAGACCCCCGTGGTGGGCCGGAGCAGGAGCGGCTGGGACGCCACCGGCGGCGCCTACTCCACCGTCACCCCGGAGGACGGCGGGGTGACCCTGCTGAGCAAGTGGCCGGTCCTGCGCAAGGAGCAGTACATCTACAAGGACGCCTGCGGCTCGGACTACTTCTCCAACAAGGGCTTCGTCTATGCGGTGTTGGACGTCAACGGCACCAGGGTGCATGTTGTCGGCACCCACACCCAGTCCACCGACTCGGGCTGCAAGGCGGGAGAAGCGGCCGCCGACCGCGCCAAGCAGCTCAAGGAGATGGACGCCTTTCTCGACGCCAAGAACATCCCGGCGGACGAAGAGGTGCTGGTCGCCGGCGATCTGAACATCGACTCACACAGCGCCGAATACGACGCACTGCTCCGCAACGCCGATCTGGCGCCGGCCGACAGTCGCACGGGTCACCCCTACTCCTTCGACACCCAGGAAAACTCGATCGCGAAGTACCGCTACCCGAACGACCCCCGCGAGGACCTCGACTATGTCCTCCACCGCAAGGGTCACGCCCGGCCCGCCGGTTGGCGGAACACCGTGGTCCAGGAGGAGTCGGCGCCCTGGACGGTCTCCAGCTGGGGCAAGAAATACACCTACACCAATCTCTCCGATCACTATCCGCTGATCGGCAGCTGA
- a CDS encoding acyl-CoA dehydrogenase family protein: MKRQIFTEDHEAFRKVVRTFLAREVTPYYEQWEKDGIVSRDAWRAAGKQGLLGLAVPEEYGGGGQHDFRYSAVLAEEFTRAGAAGLAVGLHNDIIGPYLTTLGTEEQKSRWLPGFCSGEIITAIAMTEPGAGSDLQGIRTHAEDAGDHWILNGSKTFISNGILADLVIVVAKTTPEGGAHGLSLLVVERGMAGFERGRNLDKIGQKSQDTAELFFHDVRVPKGNLLGTLNGAFVHLMTHLAQERMGIAVAAVAGAEHLLEITSEYVKEREAFGRPLAKLQHIRFEIAEMATECAVTRAFLDRCIADHSAGELDAVHASMAKWWATELQKRVADRCLQLHGGYGYMAEYRVAKAFTDGRIQTIYGGTTEIMKEIIGRSLLG; this comes from the coding sequence ATGAAGCGCCAGATTTTCACCGAGGACCACGAGGCGTTCCGCAAGGTCGTACGGACCTTCCTGGCCAGGGAAGTGACGCCGTATTACGAGCAGTGGGAGAAGGACGGCATCGTCAGCCGTGACGCCTGGCGGGCGGCCGGCAAGCAGGGACTCCTGGGCCTGGCGGTTCCCGAGGAGTACGGCGGGGGCGGGCAGCACGACTTCCGCTACAGCGCGGTGCTGGCCGAGGAATTCACCCGGGCGGGGGCAGCCGGGCTGGCCGTGGGCCTGCACAACGACATCATCGGCCCCTACCTGACGACGCTGGGCACCGAGGAGCAGAAGAGCCGCTGGCTGCCCGGCTTCTGCAGCGGCGAGATCATCACCGCCATCGCCATGACCGAGCCCGGGGCGGGCTCCGACCTGCAGGGCATCCGCACCCACGCCGAGGACGCGGGCGACCACTGGATCCTCAACGGGTCCAAGACCTTCATCTCCAACGGCATCCTCGCCGACCTGGTCATCGTCGTGGCCAAAACGACACCGGAAGGCGGGGCGCACGGCCTGAGCCTGCTGGTCGTCGAGCGGGGCATGGCGGGCTTCGAGCGTGGCCGCAACCTCGACAAGATCGGACAGAAGTCCCAGGACACCGCCGAGCTGTTCTTCCACGACGTCCGCGTCCCCAAGGGGAACCTCCTCGGCACGCTGAACGGCGCCTTCGTCCATCTGATGACCCATCTCGCCCAGGAGCGGATGGGCATCGCCGTCGCCGCCGTCGCCGGTGCCGAACACCTGCTGGAGATCACCAGCGAGTACGTCAAGGAGCGCGAAGCCTTCGGAAGGCCGCTGGCCAAGCTCCAGCACATCCGCTTCGAGATAGCCGAGATGGCCACCGAATGCGCCGTCACCCGGGCGTTCCTCGACCGCTGTATCGCCGACCACTCCGCCGGCGAGCTGGATGCGGTGCACGCCTCGATGGCCAAGTGGTGGGCCACCGAACTGCAAAAGCGCGTCGCCGACCGCTGTCTGCAACTCCATGGCGGCTACGGCTATATGGCGGAATACCGCGTGGCCAAGGCCTTCACCGACGGCCGTATCCAGACGATCTACGGAGGGACCACCGAGATCATGAAGGAGATCATCGGACGCTCCCTGCTCGGCTGA